Proteins encoded in a region of the Zea mays cultivar B73 chromosome 2, Zm-B73-REFERENCE-NAM-5.0, whole genome shotgun sequence genome:
- the LOC100277678 gene encoding uncharacterized LOC100277678 has protein sequence MAEKTIWGDDLVKHLIDVCKEEILAGNRPQGIFTRIGWKNVEDKFFARTKKKCTKTQLKNKLDNLKKDFTQFMELKIVATGLGWNEANQTVDCSNTWWDEHLEKCNNPERGTKCNHVRFRKHGPKHLDDLHFLFDKVHVTGATAMCPGDVSSCDSSSDDVLEVTEKTNEAWNKPKPKKRKQMSGAAQEKEEKSPFYQMYKNTCMKIESADEKISTSVEASSAPLQANLVPTIAEAMKMVKACGIQEKTAMMHTATSLIMKAEFREILFALETNEGRFDLIEREHKKSTT, from the exons ATGGCTGAGAAGACAATTTGGGGTGATGACCTTGTGAAGCACTTGATTGATGTTTGTAAGGAAGAAATTTTAGCTGGGAATAGGCCTCAAGGTATTTTCACTAGAATTGGTTGGAAGAATGTGGAGGATAAATTTTTTGCAAGAACGAAAAAGAAATGCACGAAGACACAATTGAAGAATAAATTAGACAATCTGAAGAAAGATTTTACACAATTTATGGAATTGAAGATTGTTGCCACTGGACTTGGGTGGAACGAGGCAAATCAAACTGTTGATTGCTCTAACACATGGTGGGATGAACACCTTGAG AAATGCAATAATCCTGAGAGGGGTACGAAGTGCAACCATGTGAGGTTTCGGAAACATGGACCAAAACACcttgatgatttgcacttcttgtttGACAAGGTGCATGTCACGGGTGCTACTGCAATGTGTCCAGGAGATGTTTCCTCATGtgattcctctagtgatgatgtgTTAGAGGTCACAGAGAAAACCAATGAAGCTTGGAACAAACCGAAACCGAAGAAGCGCAAACAAATGTCCGGAGCAGCTCAAGAGAAGGAAGAGAAGAGTCCATTTTATCAGATGTACAAGAACACTTGTATGAAGATTGAGAGTGCAGATGAAAAAATAAGCACAAGTGTTGAGGCATCATCAGCTCCTCTCCAAGCCAACCTAGTGCCAACTATTGCAGAGGCTATGAAGATGGTGAAAGCATGTGGGATTCAAGAAAAAACTGCTATGATGCACACAGCCACTTCATTGATTATGAAGGCTGAATTTAGAGAGATACTATTTGCTCTTGAAACAAATGAAGGAAGGTTTGATTTAATTGAAAGAGAGCACAAGAAGTCAACCACATGA